A genomic window from Nitrospirota bacterium includes:
- a CDS encoding DUF433 domain-containing protein has translation MNSRIVSDPNICGGEPCVKGTRIPVHIILSHLAAGEAYEVVLQEFPRLTREDLLACLEYATFLATEKVVSG, from the coding sequence TTGAATTCCCGGATAGTCTCAGACCCCAATATCTGTGGTGGAGAACCTTGTGTAAAGGGAACGCGAATACCCGTCCACATTATCCTCAGTCATTTGGCAGCAGGGGAGGCTTATGAAGTGGTGCTTCAGGAATTTCCCAGACTTACCCGAGAAGATCTCCTGGCCTGCCTTGAGTATGCAACCTTCCTGGCGACGGAAAAGGTTGTTTCTGGGTGA
- a CDS encoding DUF5615 family PIN-like protein: MKIIIDESVSYSLVKILRNSGHTVIAIAEPSTSGLLDNEVFKIVLKEEALFITRDYHFTNSLRFDSTKTKGIIYIRSGNLTASEEVGLVLKFFSKYQPDYFSGKLVTLYKDSIRIR, from the coding sequence GTGAAAATAATCATTGATGAAAGTGTGAGTTATAGTCTTGTAAAAATTCTAAGAAATTCAGGACACACGGTCATCGCGATCGCAGAACCTTCTACTTCAGGTTTACTTGATAATGAAGTTTTCAAAATTGTTTTGAAAGAAGAGGCTCTGTTTATTACAAGAGATTACCATTTCACAAATTCTCTACGGTTTGATTCTACCAAAACAAAGGGAATCATCTATATTCGTTCTGGCAATCTTACCGCGTCTGAAGAAGTCGGTTTAGTCCTCAAATTCTTTTCAAAGTATCAGCCAGACTATTTTAGTGGAAAACTCGTAACGCTGTATAAAGACAGTATAAGAATAAGGTAA
- a CDS encoding fibronectin type III domain-containing protein: MKRLNCLNMIGVILTFLFVSSCGNQGSGTREGNQATLLIGIGTTLSSPSITGTPADLANVASITLTISAPDMAAITTLLPLNGTNLAINVPAGVKRVVNATARDAGGNVTHTGSATVAQLVAGSTLHLSITLNPLGPGDLTPPIFSGLTVAVPSSPTTVALAWNPATDNMTGSGNILYDISLSTISGAPFNVTATSPAGATSYTVSGLIQGTNYYIIVRARDQGGNRDSNLVEAHVLTPVPNILLNNNISYNLQGTPTNGVLGGISFSYYDNNCGNYTLNFGDGTSDFRSCPRDGGTVNVNHIFLNPGTYTVDLSLGIQLVQTLILTIK, translated from the coding sequence ATGAAACGACTAAACTGTTTAAACATGATAGGGGTAATTCTGACCTTTCTGTTCGTCTCTTCATGCGGCAATCAGGGATCAGGGACAAGAGAAGGGAATCAGGCCACCCTTCTGATTGGAATAGGAACGACCCTGTCGAGCCCTTCGATTACCGGAACTCCCGCCGATCTGGCCAATGTCGCATCGATTACTTTAACGATCAGTGCGCCCGATATGGCGGCCATTACCACCCTTTTGCCGCTGAATGGAACGAATCTGGCGATCAATGTTCCCGCAGGGGTGAAACGGGTCGTTAATGCGACTGCCAGGGATGCCGGTGGAAATGTGACCCACACCGGCAGTGCGACCGTGGCGCAACTCGTCGCGGGATCGACTCTTCATTTGTCGATCACCCTCAACCCTCTTGGCCCTGGAGACCTGACCCCGCCGATTTTTTCCGGTCTAACCGTTGCGGTTCCGTCCTCGCCGACGACCGTTGCTCTCGCCTGGAATCCGGCAACAGATAATATGACCGGGTCAGGCAATATTCTTTATGATATCTCCCTTTCCACAATCTCGGGAGCTCCCTTTAATGTGACGGCCACCTCTCCAGCAGGCGCCACCAGCTATACCGTTTCCGGATTGATCCAGGGAACAAACTACTACATCATCGTCCGGGCGCGGGATCAGGGAGGAAACCGGGACAGTAACCTGGTGGAAGCCCATGTATTGACCCCTGTTCCAAATATCCTCTTAAATAACAACATCTCCTACAATTTGCAGGGGACACCCACAAACGGGGTCCTCGGAGGGATCTCGTTTTCTTACTACGATAATAACTGTGGAAATTACACTCTTAATTTTGGCGACGGGACATCGGATTTTCGCTCTTGTCCAAGAGATGGAGGAACGGTTAACGTCAATCATATTTTCCTCAACCCCGGAACCTATACTGTGGACTTGAGTTTGGGGATACAGTTAGTTCAAACCTTGATTTTGACGATTAAATGA
- a CDS encoding threonine-phosphate decarboxylase, whose amino-acid sequence MYSGHGGNLSEVQEKYGWCSEEVIDFSTNVNPLGIPPSALKAFENSFKEVGAYPDSQSRTLLRKASAHYALSSTEILAGNGTTEFIFLIPRVFPVSSVLIFSPTYSDYETSAKLAGCQVHFGGSNLRPSIHDFHSILLEHRGKVKLVFLCNPNNPTGVCFSAEQVRWLIQRHPSFLFVVDEAYIDFVNAPAASLLNFPLEKNVIVLKSLTKIFNIPGLRLGFAFASEALIQKLEHFKEPWTVNTPAQKVGEALLDEKSFLDETRIFVEKSKAGLFHLLNQFKELEPFTSEANYFLIRLVGELKAEALKRDLLKEKILIRSCHQWRGLGPDFFRIAVKKEEDHHRLFAVLRQKIK is encoded by the coding sequence ATGTATAGCGGTCATGGGGGAAACCTGTCGGAAGTTCAGGAAAAATACGGCTGGTGTTCCGAAGAGGTTATTGATTTCAGCACCAATGTGAATCCGCTTGGAATCCCTCCCTCGGCGTTGAAGGCCTTTGAAAACTCTTTTAAGGAGGTCGGCGCCTATCCTGATTCTCAAAGCCGGACTCTTCTGCGAAAGGCATCGGCTCATTATGCGTTGTCTTCGACGGAAATTCTTGCCGGCAACGGGACTACCGAATTTATTTTCCTGATTCCCCGCGTTTTTCCGGTCAGCTCCGTTTTAATTTTCTCTCCCACTTATTCCGATTATGAAACGTCGGCGAAATTAGCGGGTTGTCAGGTTCATTTCGGAGGTTCAAACCTCCGGCCATCGATTCACGATTTCCACTCGATTTTATTAGAACACCGGGGAAAGGTGAAATTAGTTTTTCTTTGTAATCCCAATAATCCAACCGGGGTCTGTTTTTCAGCGGAGCAGGTCCGGTGGCTGATTCAACGGCATCCTTCGTTTTTATTCGTTGTGGACGAAGCCTATATCGATTTTGTGAACGCCCCGGCCGCCTCTCTTTTAAATTTTCCACTTGAAAAAAATGTCATCGTTCTTAAATCTTTAACCAAAATATTTAATATTCCGGGTCTGCGGCTTGGTTTTGCTTTTGCCAGTGAGGCGTTAATTCAAAAATTGGAGCATTTCAAAGAGCCCTGGACGGTCAATACACCTGCCCAAAAGGTCGGAGAAGCCCTTCTGGACGAGAAATCGTTCCTCGATGAAACCCGGATTTTCGTCGAAAAGTCGAAAGCGGGTTTATTTCATCTCTTAAATCAGTTTAAAGAGCTGGAGCCTTTTACTTCCGAGGCCAACTATTTTTTAATTCGTTTGGTCGGGGAACTGAAAGCCGAAGCGTTAAAAAGGGATCTTTTAAAGGAAAAAATTTTAATTCGAAGCTGTCATCAATGGAGGGGCCTGGGACCTGATTTTTTTAGAATTGCGGTCAAAAAAGAGGAAGACCACCACCGGCTTTTCGCTGTTTTGAGGCAGAAAATAAAATGA
- a CDS encoding GHMP kinase, with protein MKTLLRVPGSCGELAQGSIDGVRLHITCPVNRYTWGGIGTFQGVQYPVGEKVKRLLHLVGGFGKKSGKREGSMPRSGRLPFTLFSELPVGKGMASSTADMTAALALHQWAAGYSLEREKWVKLFLSVEPTDGIMFEGITLFDHYQGSLRRSFGSPPPMEIVALEFEEKIDTISFNQKDQKKIARAQARTVLKSFQLIEEGVKEGSTRKIGEGATLSALSHQNILRKPDLERILKLTLEAGGVGVNIAHSGSMIGMLFNPGTFDFQLLELKIKTLLGRSLPMHCLRLRGGGIEFLDKSQAVPVSSDHQALPVRTRGLGASEKLPHRTGPQV; from the coding sequence ATGAAAACCCTCCTGCGCGTGCCCGGGAGCTGTGGAGAGCTGGCCCAGGGAAGCATTGATGGAGTCCGTCTCCATATTACCTGTCCCGTTAACCGTTATACCTGGGGAGGGATCGGAACATTTCAGGGTGTTCAATATCCGGTTGGGGAGAAAGTAAAGCGGCTGCTTCACCTGGTTGGCGGCTTTGGAAAAAAAAGTGGAAAGCGGGAAGGTTCCATGCCGCGATCCGGGAGATTGCCGTTTACCCTGTTTTCGGAATTGCCTGTGGGAAAAGGGATGGCCAGCAGTACGGCGGATATGACAGCCGCGCTTGCTCTGCATCAATGGGCGGCAGGATATTCTTTAGAAAGAGAAAAGTGGGTAAAGCTGTTCTTGTCTGTTGAACCCACTGACGGGATTATGTTTGAAGGAATTACCCTGTTCGATCATTATCAGGGGAGTCTCCGGCGTTCCTTTGGCTCACCTCCGCCGATGGAAATCGTTGCCCTGGAATTTGAAGAAAAAATCGATACGATTTCTTTTAATCAGAAGGACCAGAAAAAAATTGCCCGGGCGCAGGCCAGAACCGTTTTAAAATCGTTTCAACTGATTGAGGAGGGGGTCAAGGAAGGGTCGACTCGGAAAATTGGAGAAGGTGCGACGTTAAGCGCTTTGTCCCATCAAAATATTCTTCGGAAACCCGACCTTGAGAGAATTTTAAAGTTGACCCTGGAGGCAGGGGGCGTCGGTGTCAACATTGCTCACAGCGGCTCCATGATTGGAATGTTGTTTAATCCCGGGACGTTTGATTTTCAATTGTTGGAACTGAAAATAAAGACCCTTTTGGGACGCTCTCTCCCGATGCATTGTCTTCGGCTTCGGGGAGGAGGCATTGAGTTTCTGGATAAAAGTCAAGCGGTTCCAGTATCAAGTGATCATCAGGCTTTGCCTGTGAGAACACGGGGTTTGGGGGCATCGGAGAAGCTGCCGCATCGTACGGGCCCCCAAGTATAA
- the cobU gene encoding bifunctional adenosylcobinamide kinase/adenosylcobinamide-phosphate guanylyltransferase, translating to MDGSKTLVLGGTRSGKSRFAFEQGEKFPGKKVFVATCQPFDSEMKGRIALHQQSRNASWKTVEEFFNLADRIKEISEPYKVILVDCLTLWLSNWVLKEDQDTKVREEIFRLLEAVQQTVTPIILVTNEIGMGIVPPTPLGRRFRDLQGELNQAAARMVDEVYLVTAGIPLKIK from the coding sequence ATGGACGGATCAAAAACTTTGGTTTTAGGGGGGACGCGCTCTGGAAAGAGCCGTTTTGCCTTTGAACAGGGTGAAAAATTTCCTGGTAAAAAAGTTTTTGTGGCGACCTGTCAGCCCTTTGATTCAGAAATGAAAGGTCGGATCGCCTTGCACCAGCAAAGCCGCAATGCGTCCTGGAAAACAGTGGAAGAGTTTTTCAATCTGGCTGACCGGATAAAAGAAATAAGCGAGCCTTACAAGGTCATTTTGGTTGATTGTCTAACCCTGTGGCTTTCTAACTGGGTTTTAAAAGAGGACCAGGATACGAAAGTCAGGGAGGAAATTTTCAGGTTATTAGAGGCGGTTCAACAGACCGTCACCCCGATTATTCTGGTAACGAATGAGATCGGGATGGGGATTGTCCCTCCGACGCCTTTAGGAAGGCGTTTTAGAGATTTGCAGGGAGAGTTAAATCAAGCGGCGGCCAGGATGGTCGATGAGGTATATCTGGTGACCGCGGGGATCCCTTTGAAAATCAAGTGA
- the cobT gene encoding nicotinate-nucleotide--dimethylbenzimidazole phosphoribosyltransferase, which produces MDFLRKTLQEIQKPDQSVGERIQRRLDRLTKPPESLGRLEELAVWYGMSRGEIKPTLDKKAVVVFAADHGIADEGVSAFPREVTAQMVYNFLRGGAGINVLSRHVNAEVIVVDIGVAHDFEPAAGLRQSKVKHGTANMSKGPAMSPSEMLSAIREGILLSEELARKGIDLLATGEMGIANTTASSAITAVITSHPVAGVTGRGTGVNDTQLNHKIKVIEKALQQNLPQQKDPLDVLAKVGGLEIAGLVGLILGAARNRIPVVLDGFISGAAALIAVSLNPLVKEYLSASHQSVEPGHRLILDWLGLVPLLNLNLRLGEGTGAVLGMGLVEAGVKVLSEMATFDEAGVSDKEG; this is translated from the coding sequence ATGGATTTTTTGCGGAAAACGCTTCAGGAGATTCAAAAACCGGATCAGTCCGTCGGAGAAAGAATTCAGAGACGGCTTGATCGGCTCACCAAACCGCCGGAAAGTTTAGGGAGGCTGGAGGAGCTGGCGGTGTGGTATGGAATGAGCCGGGGTGAAATCAAACCGACTCTGGACAAAAAAGCGGTTGTCGTTTTTGCGGCGGACCACGGAATTGCGGATGAAGGGGTGAGCGCGTTTCCCAGGGAGGTGACCGCGCAGATGGTTTATAATTTTTTGCGCGGCGGCGCCGGGATTAATGTTCTGTCGAGACATGTCAATGCCGAAGTGATCGTGGTCGATATCGGCGTGGCTCATGATTTTGAACCGGCGGCGGGGCTCCGGCAATCCAAGGTAAAACACGGAACCGCGAATATGTCAAAGGGTCCGGCGATGAGCCCCTCCGAAATGTTATCTGCCATTAGAGAAGGGATACTCCTGTCGGAGGAGCTGGCCCGCAAAGGGATCGATCTTCTGGCAACGGGGGAAATGGGGATTGCCAATACCACGGCAAGCAGTGCGATAACCGCCGTCATAACCTCCCATCCGGTGGCCGGAGTCACAGGCCGGGGAACCGGAGTAAATGATACCCAACTCAACCATAAAATCAAGGTGATTGAGAAGGCCCTTCAACAAAACCTGCCTCAACAAAAAGACCCGCTGGATGTTTTGGCCAAAGTGGGGGGACTGGAGATTGCCGGTCTTGTGGGATTGATTCTGGGAGCGGCCAGGAACCGTATTCCGGTTGTTTTGGATGGATTCATCTCCGGCGCCGCGGCGTTGATCGCCGTGAGTTTAAACCCTCTGGTTAAGGAGTATTTGTCGGCTTCACATCAATCGGTCGAGCCGGGACATCGTTTGATTCTTGATTGGCTGGGGCTTGTTCCTCTTTTGAACTTAAATCTCAGGTTGGGGGAAGGGACCGGCGCGGTTCTTGGCATGGGGCTGGTCGAAGCCGGGGTAAAGGTTTTATCTGAGATGGCAACCTTTGACGAAGCCGGTGTTTCCGACAAGGAAGGTTGA
- the cobS gene encoding adenosylcobinamide-GDP ribazoletransferase, translating to MIHQFAAAWNFLTIIPFPFAGKETVSAEDLGRSLTAFPWVGLALGLMAGAAYLGLSQALPQALVALSVIFLLTIATRGLHMDGLADTLDGLQGRTREISLKIMKESTIGTFGALGLIFALGFKVSALFSLPPREAIKALWMMPLLGRWVFVTLLVYFPYARPEGGLGSAFVSHAKPSNWIWATLFTGVAAILIASWWGAVLAGITLSLTWMAGRYFKSRLGGVTGDTVGGTGEVVETVTLILWNVYERFFNN from the coding sequence ATGATTCATCAATTTGCCGCCGCCTGGAATTTCCTGACCATTATTCCGTTTCCTTTCGCGGGAAAGGAGACCGTTTCCGCTGAGGATTTAGGCCGTTCGTTGACGGCTTTCCCATGGGTAGGGCTTGCCCTCGGGTTAATGGCAGGGGCGGCCTATTTAGGGTTAAGCCAGGCATTGCCTCAGGCGCTGGTTGCCCTTTCTGTCATTTTTCTTCTCACGATAGCCACGCGCGGACTTCACATGGATGGTCTGGCTGACACCCTGGATGGACTTCAGGGGAGGACCCGGGAAATATCGTTAAAAATCATGAAAGAAAGTACGATCGGCACTTTTGGCGCGTTGGGTTTGATTTTTGCCCTTGGTTTTAAAGTGTCCGCTCTTTTTTCTTTGCCCCCCAGGGAGGCGATCAAGGCATTATGGATGATGCCGCTTCTTGGCCGGTGGGTTTTTGTAACCCTTCTTGTTTATTTTCCTTATGCCCGCCCTGAAGGGGGGCTGGGGTCTGCTTTTGTTTCCCATGCCAAACCGTCCAACTGGATTTGGGCAACTTTATTCACAGGGGTCGCGGCAATTTTAATCGCTTCCTGGTGGGGCGCGGTTTTGGCAGGCATTACCCTGAGTTTAACCTGGATGGCGGGGCGTTATTTTAAAAGTCGTTTAGGAGGAGTGACGGGAGATACCGTTGGAGGGACAGGTGAAGTCGTCGAAACGGTGACGCTGATTTTATGGAATGTTTATGAACGATTTTTTAACAATTGA
- a CDS encoding cobyric acid synthase produces the protein MPLKKTKTLMIQGTGSNVGKSILTTALCRIFLEDGFSVAPFKVQNMALNAYVTSDGFEMSRAQALQAQACRIEPDVRMNPVLIKPTTVSGSQVVVMGKAREILSWADYTALKPQLWPTIRSAYQSLSFEHDVIVLEGAGSPAEINLMENDIVNMSAAEMADAPVLLAGDIDAGGVFASFVGTLSLLPPHQASRIKGFILNKFRGDRLILEPGLAKIQQITGKPVLGVVPYLEELLLPEEDSVSFKTGKTPLLKKQHLVNGQPVCRIAILDLPKISNFTDFDPFYAEPDVEIQVVRRGDSLKLNGILPDVVIIPGSKNVAQDLAYLKETHLDREVTLFASKGGLVVGLCGGLQMLGETLDDPFGVENTPSSVSGLGFLKIGTILEKEKTLKKGAFLHVVSGIRASGFEMHHGRTTVCRERPCFLQEGMTQGNPLGWSNETGRIWGTYLHGVFDSDEFRRWFIDQIRENKGLPPLKKIQANYDTEKVIQRLANEVRKGVDMDAIYRMMQ, from the coding sequence ATGCCTTTGAAGAAAACAAAGACTTTGATGATTCAGGGGACCGGATCAAACGTTGGAAAGAGCATCTTAACGACCGCCCTTTGCCGTATTTTTTTGGAAGACGGTTTTTCCGTGGCTCCATTTAAAGTCCAGAATATGGCCCTCAATGCCTATGTGACGTCGGACGGTTTTGAGATGAGCCGTGCCCAGGCCCTTCAGGCCCAGGCGTGCCGGATTGAACCGGACGTTCGGATGAATCCTGTTTTAATCAAGCCGACAACGGTTTCAGGGTCTCAGGTGGTTGTCATGGGAAAAGCCAGGGAGATCTTAAGCTGGGCGGACTATACGGCTCTTAAACCACAGTTATGGCCGACCATTCGTTCGGCTTATCAGTCATTGTCATTTGAGCATGATGTCATTGTGCTGGAAGGGGCCGGAAGCCCGGCTGAAATTAATTTAATGGAAAACGATATTGTGAATATGTCGGCGGCGGAGATGGCCGATGCGCCGGTTCTGCTGGCGGGCGATATTGACGCGGGAGGCGTTTTTGCGAGCTTTGTCGGGACCTTATCCCTTCTCCCGCCCCATCAAGCCTCCCGGATAAAAGGATTCATTTTAAATAAATTCAGGGGAGACCGTTTAATTTTAGAACCGGGGCTGGCAAAGATTCAGCAAATTACCGGGAAGCCTGTTCTGGGAGTCGTTCCCTATCTGGAAGAACTCCTCCTTCCTGAGGAAGATTCCGTGTCGTTTAAAACCGGCAAAACCCCGCTTCTAAAAAAACAACATCTTGTAAACGGTCAACCTGTTTGCCGGATTGCCATTCTCGATCTTCCCAAGATCAGTAATTTTACCGATTTTGATCCTTTTTATGCAGAGCCGGATGTCGAAATTCAGGTGGTGCGGCGGGGAGACTCACTTAAGCTAAATGGGATTTTACCCGATGTCGTGATCATTCCGGGCTCTAAAAACGTGGCCCAGGATTTGGCTTATCTAAAGGAGACTCACCTGGATCGGGAGGTGACTTTATTTGCTTCAAAGGGGGGCCTGGTCGTTGGCCTGTGTGGAGGCCTTCAAATGCTGGGAGAAACTTTGGACGATCCTTTTGGCGTGGAGAATACGCCTTCATCGGTTTCCGGGCTGGGCTTTTTAAAAATCGGGACTATTCTGGAAAAAGAAAAAACATTGAAAAAAGGGGCCTTTTTGCATGTCGTCAGCGGAATCCGGGCGAGCGGGTTTGAGATGCATCATGGCCGGACAACGGTCTGCCGCGAAAGGCCCTGTTTTCTTCAGGAAGGCATGACTCAGGGAAATCCCCTTGGCTGGTCCAATGAAACCGGACGAATATGGGGGACTTATCTCCACGGTGTTTTTGATTCCGATGAGTTCCGGCGGTGGTTCATTGATCAGATTCGGGAAAACAAGGGTCTCCCCCCGCTGAAAAAGATACAGGCAAACTATGACACGGAAAAGGTCATCCAGCGCCTGGCCAATGAGGTCAGAAAAGGGGTGGATATGGATGCGATCTATCGGATGATGCAATGA
- the cobD gene encoding cobalamin biosynthesis protein CobD, with translation MKVVYWAGLALLLDLCLGDPRWLPHPVRGLGVLIAFSERGLRAVFPKHEKLAGILLAGAIGLGTYGFCSGLVIFSQKLAPFWRESVQVILIYFSLAPRDLGAHGLRVFRHLKEKKLEMAKSKVSMMVGRDVAPLDEKGVIRAAVESIAENTVDGVVAPLFFALLGGGPAAMAYRAVNTLDSMVGYREPPYTRLGWASARLDDLLNFLPARLTAGVMPLAGVLFGGSVLRGYRVLLRDGRKHESPNAGLPEAAMAGLLGVQLRGPHYYSGICDHAPFIGFAERGIKNQDILKAIGVMAVSTLFIFLLLASFRWLAFN, from the coding sequence ATGAAGGTCGTTTATTGGGCAGGGTTAGCGCTACTTCTTGATCTTTGTCTTGGAGATCCCCGATGGCTCCCCCATCCTGTGAGAGGGTTGGGGGTTTTAATTGCCTTCAGCGAAAGAGGGTTAAGGGCGGTTTTCCCGAAGCATGAAAAGCTTGCCGGTATTTTACTGGCGGGAGCGATAGGATTAGGAACCTATGGATTTTGTTCAGGGTTGGTGATATTCTCCCAAAAGCTTGCCCCTTTTTGGCGTGAGAGTGTTCAGGTGATTTTGATTTATTTTTCCCTTGCGCCAAGAGATCTCGGCGCCCATGGATTGCGGGTTTTCAGACATTTAAAAGAAAAAAAACTTGAAATGGCGAAATCCAAAGTCTCAATGATGGTAGGCCGGGATGTGGCTCCCTTAGATGAAAAAGGGGTCATCCGCGCGGCCGTTGAAAGTATCGCTGAGAACACGGTAGACGGGGTTGTGGCGCCGCTTTTTTTTGCCCTCCTGGGCGGCGGCCCTGCCGCAATGGCTTATCGGGCCGTGAACACGCTCGATTCGATGGTGGGATACCGGGAGCCCCCTTATACCCGTTTGGGGTGGGCTTCTGCCCGGCTGGACGACCTTTTGAATTTTTTGCCCGCTCGATTGACCGCCGGAGTGATGCCTCTGGCAGGGGTTTTATTTGGAGGATCTGTATTGAGGGGCTACCGTGTTTTATTGAGAGACGGGAGAAAACATGAAAGCCCCAACGCAGGCCTTCCTGAAGCGGCTATGGCCGGGTTGCTCGGCGTCCAGTTAAGAGGCCCTCACTATTACAGCGGAATTTGTGATCATGCTCCTTTCATCGGATTTGCGGAGCGGGGAATCAAAAATCAGGACATCCTGAAGGCGATCGGCGTGATGGCGGTATCTACCCTTTTTATTTTTTTATTGCTTGCTTCATTTCGTTGGCTGGCCTTTAATTAA
- the bluB gene encoding 5,6-dimethylbenzimidazole synthase, producing MKQKIDHSFPDLLKQGVYDAIYKRRDIRRFLSDPLPEEVLMRILDAGHQAGSVGLMQPWNFLIIQDAGFKTQVKNSFLECNREASKVYSGEKSALYQGLKLEGIEESPVNIGVTCDFSRKGPFVLGTQTMPQTALFSTCCAIQNLWLAARAEGVGMGWVSILNPGKVKTCLGIPDPVELVAYLCLGYVESFPEKPVLETAGWEKKLPLEDFIFWNRWGEKERLDK from the coding sequence ATGAAACAGAAAATTGACCATTCTTTTCCGGATTTATTAAAACAGGGTGTTTATGACGCGATTTATAAACGGCGTGATATTCGGCGTTTTTTGTCCGATCCTCTCCCGGAAGAAGTCCTCATGCGCATTTTGGACGCTGGACATCAGGCAGGTTCCGTCGGGTTAATGCAGCCGTGGAATTTTCTCATCATCCAGGATGCCGGTTTTAAAACTCAAGTGAAAAACAGCTTTCTGGAATGCAACCGTGAGGCCTCAAAGGTTTATTCTGGAGAAAAATCCGCCTTATACCAGGGATTAAAATTGGAGGGGATTGAGGAATCCCCTGTTAATATCGGCGTGACCTGTGATTTTTCAAGGAAAGGGCCCTTTGTGTTGGGTACTCAGACGATGCCGCAGACCGCTCTGTTTTCCACCTGCTGCGCGATTCAAAATCTTTGGCTCGCAGCCAGAGCCGAAGGGGTGGGTATGGGTTGGGTCAGTATTTTAAACCCCGGGAAAGTCAAAACCTGTTTGGGAATCCCGGACCCCGTTGAACTCGTTGCTTACCTCTGCCTGGGATATGTGGAATCGTTTCCTGAAAAGCCTGTGCTGGAAACCGCGGGTTGGGAAAAGAAACTGCCTCTGGAGGATTTTATTTTCTGGAACCGGTGGGGTGAGAAAGAAAGGCTGGATAAATGA
- a CDS encoding sirohydrochlorin chelatase, whose protein sequence is MKKDRWLLIGHGSRDQESNEEFLTLVSDLRKKKAGQPIDAAFVELAEPNMKTVLESYGDPVPKRVWVLPLLFFAAGHSKTEIPEVIQEVRARFPHVEFHYGAPLGIHPILLDIVHKRVLQVEKKVSPLPKEKTAILLIGRGSSDPDANGDMHKVSRLYWEQHRNGWVETCFIGVTRPDLPGGIKRCVQLGAERIIAIPYFIFTGVLIKRIQGIVNDHRETNPGVEILMGDYLGRDPSLMTLVEERFEAIQKGPVLMNCDVCKFQFPRLAPESQGGHGHGHHH, encoded by the coding sequence ATGAAGAAAGATAGATGGCTCCTTATCGGACATGGAAGCCGCGATCAGGAAAGCAATGAGGAATTTTTAACCCTGGTCAGCGACCTCAGAAAAAAAAAGGCCGGTCAGCCCATTGATGCCGCCTTTGTGGAATTGGCGGAACCCAACATGAAAACGGTTCTTGAAAGTTACGGCGACCCCGTCCCTAAAAGGGTTTGGGTTTTGCCTCTGCTTTTCTTTGCCGCGGGCCATTCGAAGACAGAGATTCCGGAGGTCATTCAGGAAGTGAGAGCCAGGTTCCCCCATGTGGAATTTCATTACGGGGCGCCTTTGGGAATTCATCCCATCCTCCTGGACATTGTCCATAAAAGGGTTTTACAGGTCGAAAAAAAGGTATCCCCTTTACCGAAAGAGAAAACGGCAATTTTACTGATCGGCCGGGGAAGTTCGGATCCGGACGCGAATGGCGATATGCATAAAGTCTCCCGTCTTTATTGGGAGCAGCATCGTAACGGATGGGTGGAAACCTGTTTTATAGGGGTTACCCGGCCGGACCTTCCCGGAGGGATCAAACGGTGCGTTCAGTTGGGCGCCGAACGGATTATCGCGATCCCTTATTTTATCTTTACGGGGGTCTTGATTAAACGGATTCAGGGAATCGTCAACGACCATCGGGAAACAAATCCCGGAGTGGAAATTTTGATGGGAGACTACCTGGGGAGGGATCCTTCCCTCATGACTCTTGTGGAAGAACGGTTTGAGGCGATTCAAAAAGGACCGGTTTTGATGAATTGCGATGTTTGTAAATTTCAGTTCCCCCGCCTGGCTCCGGAATCTCAAGGGGGGCACGGTCACGGCCATCACCATTAA